In the genome of bacterium, the window GAAGATAGAATGGTTTTAATTCCTGCAGGGGAATTCGTAATGGGCGCGGATAAAGAAGGTTATGATGAAAGGCCTCCTCATAAGGTTTATATAAACAGTTTCTATATGGATAAATATGAAGTTACACAGGAAGAGTATCAAAGGGTAACGGGGAAACCGAGTTCTATTTACGAGCAGGGACAAAATATGCCTGTAACGGGAGTCAGTTGGAACGATGCGGCAAGGTATTGCAATAAAAAATCTGAGACGGAAGGATTACAACCCTGTTATAACGAAAAAACTTGGCAATGCGATTTTTCAAAAAATGGTTACCGCCTTCCCACGGAAGCAGAATGGGAATATGCTTGTAGAGCAGGAAGTATGGGGAAATATTGTTGTGGAGATGATAAGGAAAAATTAAAAGAATATGCTTGGCATAATAGTAACGCACCTACTTGGACTTCTTTAAGGGGGGAAACTTATTTGCAAAACAAAGCCCATCCGGTTGGGAGTAAAAAGCCTAATACATTTGGATTGTATGACATGCATGGGAATGTATGGGAATGGTGCAATGACCAGTTTAGTTCTGGTTATTATTCCAAAAGCCCTGGAAAAAATCCAAGAGGGCCGCGTAAAGGAAAATATCGTGTGCT includes:
- a CDS encoding formylglycine-generating enzyme family protein, giving the protein MILMNRQWKYIWVLFGFFAFLISLSLPAKEKAKEDRMVLIPAGEFVMGADKEGYDERPPHKVYINSFYMDKYEVTQEEYQRVTGKPSSIYEQGQNMPVTGVSWNDAARYCNKKSETEGLQPCYNEKTWQCDFSKNGYRLPTEAEWEYACRAGSMGKYCCGDDKEKLKEYAWHNSNAPTWTSLRGETYLQNKAHPVGSKKPNTFGLYDMHGNVWEWCNDQFSSGYYSKSPGKNPRGPRKGKYRVLRGADWMSIPDDCRCAKRARGLQDYKFMPYGFRCVRTF